One genomic window of Mustela erminea isolate mMusErm1 chromosome 13, mMusErm1.Pri, whole genome shotgun sequence includes the following:
- the ANKRD12 gene encoding ankyrin repeat domain-containing protein 12 isoform X3 translates to MMNVPELLLDQSPSRNDAKTVNSEEARSVNPSSVDENIDSETEKDSLICESKQIIPSKAPLPSALDEYEFKDDDDEEINKMIDDRHILRKEIRKENEAEVEKNSLFTKQEKAFYPKSFKSKKQKPSRVLYSSSESSDEEILQNKKVSAPCSVPETSNSDTQTKKEYGVSNEHKQKGKAKRKLKNQNKNKENQELKQEKEGKENTRVTNLTVNTALDCSEKTREEGNFRKSFSPKDDTSLHLFHISTGKSPKHSCGLSEKQSTPLKQEHTKTCLSPGSSEMSLQPDLVRYDNTESEFLPESSSVKSCKHKEKNKHQKDFHLEFGEKSNAKVKDEDHSPTFENSDCTLKKMDKEGKTLKKHKLKHKEREKEKHKKEIEGEKEKYKNRDSAKELQRSVEFDREFWKENFFKSDETEDLFLNMEHESLTEKKSKLEKNIKEDKSTKEKHVSKERNFKEEREKIKKESEKSFREEKTKDLKEERENIPIDKETECSSLGTNASEESTGLHSMEKEIEMEKQEKHIKENKEKSERRFQTKEKDVEKTERKNSEKEKKTKHEHKSEKDKLDLSDCVDRIKEKDRLYSHHSERCHKEGEKIKNITTVKKTDDREKSREKIDRKHDKEKPEKERHLAENKEKHLIEKKNKQADNSDYTKSEKSKNKEKDREVDKKEKSRDKEGVNITNSKHFQEEKKSSIADSSKAQHEKTLSLKEKTKDEPLKTPDGKEKDKKDKDIDRYKERDKHKDKIQLNSLLKVKSEADKPKVKSSPASKDTRPKEKRLVNDDLMQTSFERMLSLKDLEIEQWHKKHKEKIKQKEKERLRNRNCLELKVKDKEKTKHSLAESKNKELTRSKSSELTDAYTKEKQSKDVVSNRSQSVDAKNITNLGKSSFVSDNSLNRSPRSESEKPGLSSRSVSMISVASSEDSCHTTVTTPRPPVEYDSDFMLEGSDSQMSFSQSPFLPVAKSPALHERELDSLAELPERIKPPYTSRLPTSHLRSSSVEDVKLIINEGRPTVEVRRCSMPSVICEHTKQFQTVSEESSQGGLAVPRDTCLSPKSEVPSNVPERELSNVSNIHSSFAASPTRSVSSKYISADINVIKSTAPVGTLMDSPVHLEQSNQVGVIQNKSWEVPNDRLESLSTGDLSCPNSSAPDQDSSVQGFCNSENKILKEQNTDFLSLHQTELPGNSCAQDPVSFLPSQQPCSFHSQSLSDAESKHMSVSYVANQELGIAQQKNAVQIMNSVLDTDNESTKEMENTFVLTDVKKTDAFVPVYSESTVQEASPNFEKANTLSVLPPEKDFSGSDASSQLNTHYTFSKLMYKSSSGHEVESSTSDIQVISHDKENKLESLVLTHLNDKFDSDLCEMSTGMPKGNLNEQDNPKHCPEGEKCLLSMEDEESQQSTLSSLENHLQQPAQPEMHKYGQIGKVELEENADDDKTENQIPQRMTRNKANTVANQSKQILASCTLFSEKDNESSSPRGRIRLTEEDDPQIHHPRKRKVSRVPQPVQVSPSLLQAKEKTQQSLAAIVDSLKLDEIQPYSSERANPYFEYLHIRKKIEEKRKLLCSVIPQAPQYYDEYVTFNGSYLLDGNPLSKICIPTITPPPSLSDPLKELFRQQEVVRMKLRLQHSIEREKLIVSNEQEVLRVHYRAARTLANQTLPFSACTVLLDAEVYSVPLDAQSDDSKTSVRDRFNARQFMSWLQDVDDKFDKLKTCLLMRQQHEAAALNAVQRLEWQLKLQELDPATYKSISIYEIQEFYVPLVDVNDDFELTPI, encoded by the exons aTTCTGAAGAGGCTCGGTCTGTAAATCCTTCCAGTGTTGATGAAAATATTGActctgagacagagaaagactctCTCATCTGTGAAAGTAAACAGATAATTCCCAGTAAAGCACCTCTTCCATCTGCTCTTGATGAATATGAGttcaaagatgatgatgatgaagaaataaataaaatgattgatGACAGACATATTCTTAGGAAAGAGATACGAAAAGAGAATGAAGCTGAAGTAGAAAAGAATAGTTTATTTACCAAACAGGAGAAAGCTTTCTATCCtaaatcatttaaaagtaaaaaacaaaagccatcgaGAGTTTTGTATTCAAGTTCTGAAAgttcagatgaagaaattcttCAGAATAAAAAGGTTTCTGCTCCATGTTCTGTCCCTGAAACGTCAAATTCTGATACACAAACCAAAAAGGAATATGGAGTTTCAAATGAACACAAACAGAAAGGcaaagctaaaagaaaattaaagaaccagaacaaaaataaagagaaccaAGAGCTGAAgcaagaaaaagaggggaaagaaaatacCAGAGTAACAAACTTGACAGTTAATACTGCACTAGATTGCTCAGAAAagaccagagaggaggggaattttagaaaatcttttagCCCGAAAGATGATACTTCGTTACATTTATTTCATATCTCCACAGGTAAATCTCCCAAACATTCTTGTGGACTAAGTGAAAAGCAGTCAACACCACTAAAACAAGAACATACTAAAACATGTTTATCACCAGGAAGTTCTGAAATGTCTTTACAGCCTGATCTTGTTCGGTATGATAATACAGAATCTGAATTCTTGCCAGAAAGTTCAAGTGTAAAATCTTGtaagcataaggaaaaaaataaacatcagaaaGATTTCCACTTAGAATTTGGTGAAAAGTCAAATGCCAAAGTAAAGGATGAAGATCATAGTCCAACATTTGAAAATTCAGATTGCacactgaaaaaaatggataaagagggtaaaacattaaaaaagcatAAATTGAAAcataaagagagggaaaaagaaaagcataaaaaagagATTGAAGGTGAAaaggaaaagtacaaaaatagAGATAGTGCTAAAGAGTTGCAGCGGAGTGTAGAATTTGATAGAGAATtttggaaagagaatttttttaaaagtgatgagACTGaagatctgtttttaaatatggAGCATGAGTccctaacagaaaaaaaatcaaaattggaaaaaaacataaaagaagatAAATCAACCAAGGAAAAACATGTTTCAAAAGAGAGGAATTTTAAGGAAGAACGAGagaagattaaaaaggaaagtgagaaatctttcagggaagaaaaaacaaaagatttaaaagaagaaagagagaacatacccatagataaagaaacagaatgcAGTTCTTTAGGAACAAATGCCAGTGAAGAATCTACAGGGTTACACTCAatggaaaaggaaatagagatggaaaaacaagaaaagcatataaaagaaaataaggaaaaatctgAGAGGCGGTTTCAGACTAAAGAAAAGGATGTTgagaagactgaaagaaaaaattctgaaaaagaaaagaagaccaaACATGAgcataagtcagagaaagacaagttaGATCTTAGTGACTGTGttgacagaataaaagaaaaagacaggctGTATTCACATCACTCTGAGCGTTGCcacaaagaaggagagaagataaaaaatatcACCACTGTGAAAAAAACTGATGATagagagaaaagtagagaaaagatCGATAGAAAACATGacaaagaaaaacctgaaaaagagAGGCATTtagcagaaaacaaagaaaagcacttgatagaaaaaaaaaacaaacaagcagacaaTAGTGACTATACTAAAtcagaaaagagcaaaaataaagaaaaagacagggaggtagataaaaaggaaaaatcgaGAGATAAAGAAGGTGTAAATATAACTAACTCCAAACACTTCCAGGAGGAGAAGAAGTCAAGTATAGCAGACAGTAGTAAAGCACAACATGAGAAAACTTTAtcccttaaagaaaaaacaaaagatgaaccTTTGAAAACGCcggatggaaaagaaaaagataaaaaagataaagacataGACAGATACAAAGAAAGAGATAAGCATAAGGATAAAATTCAACTAAATAGTTTACTCAAAGTAAAATCTGAAGCAGATAAGCCTAAAGTTAAGTCATCACCAGCATCAAAAGATACTCGACCTAAAGAAAAGAGGTTAGTGAATGATGATTTAATGCAGACAAGTTTTGAACGAATGCTAAGCCTTAAAGACCTAGAAATAGAGCAGTGGcacaaaaaacacaaggaaaaaattaagcaaaaagaaaaggagcGGTTGAGAAATCGGAATTGTTTAGAACTTAAagtgaaagataaagaaaaaacaaagcattcGCTAGCTGAGtccaaaaataaagaacttactaGGTCAAAGAGTTCAGAGTTGACTGATGCTTATACCAAGGAGAAACAGTCGAAAGATGTTGTAAGTAACAGATCACAATCTGTTGATGccaaaaatataacaaatttagGGAAGTCATCTTTTGTTTCAGATAATAGCTTAAACAGATCTCCTAGATCAGAAAGTGAAAAGCCAGGTCTCAGCTCCAGATCTGTATCCATGATTTCGGTTGCTAGCTCAGAAGATTCCTGCCATACCACAGTGACAACCCCCAGGCCTCCAGTTGAATATGACTCTGACTTTATGTTAGAGGGCTCAGATTCCCAAATGTCCTTTTCCCAGTCACCGTTTTTGCCAGTTGCCAAATCTCCTGCCCTTCATGAAAGGGAATTAGATAGTTTGGCTGAACTTCCAGAGCGGATTAAACCACCATATACAAGCCGACTTCCAACATCCCATCTCCGATCATCTTCTGTAGAAGATGTTAAACTAATTATAAATGAGGGGAGACCAACTGTAGAAGTTCGAAGATGTAGTATGCCATCTGTCATTTGTGAACATACAAAACAATTCCAAACAGTATCAGAAGAAAGCAGTCAAGGTGGCTTAGCTGTGCCAAgagatacttgtctttctcccaAATCTGAGGTGCCCTCAAATGTGCCTGAAAGAGAACTTTCAAATGTGTCTAACATTCATTCCAGTTTTGCTGCCTCTCCAACTAGATCTGTAAGCAGCAAATACATTTCAGCTGATATAAATGTTATCAAGAGTACTGCTCCAGTGGGCACTTTAATGGACAGTCCTGTGCATTTAGAGCAATCTAATCAGGTTGGTGTGATCCAAAATAAATCATGGGAGGTGCCTAATGACAGACTGGAGTCATTAAGCACTGGTGACTTGAGCTGCCCAAATTCTAGTGCACCTGATCAAGATTCTTCTGTTCAGGGTTTTTgtaattctgaaaacaaaatactaaaagaacaGAACACGGATTTTTTATCCCTGCACCAGACTGAACTACCAGGAAACTCTTGTGCTCAGGACCCAGTGTCCTTTCTGCCTTCACAGCAACCTTGTTCTTTCCACAGCCAATCACTTTCAGATGCTGAATCTAAACATATGTCTGTATCATATGTTGCCAATCAAGAGCTGGGTATTGCACAACAGAAAAATGCAGTTCAAATTATGAATTCTGTTTTAGATACTGATAATGAATCTacgaaagaaatggaaaatacttttGTCCTAACAGATGTCAAAAAGACAGATGCCTTTGTCCCAGTGTACTCTGAAAGCACTGTTCAAGAAGCATCACCAAATTTTGAAAAGGCTAATACTTTGTCTGTATTACCACCAGAAAAAGACTTTAGTGGAAGTGATGCTTCTTCCCAGCTAAATACACATTACACATTTAGCAAACTAATGTATAAGTCTTCCAGTGGCCATGAGGTTGAAAGTAGCACTTCTGATATTCAGGTTATTTCacatgataaagaaaacaaactggagAGTTTGGTCTTAACTCACCTGAATGATAAATTTGATTCTGATTTATGTGAAATGAGTACAGGGATGCCAAAAGGAAACCTAAATGAACAAGATAATCCAAAACATTGCCCTGAAGGTGAAAAGTGTTTGCTTTCCATGGAGGATGAAGAATCACAACAAAGCACTTTATCAAGTCTGGAAAACCATTTACAACAACCGGCTCAACCAGAGATGCATAAATATGGTCAAATAGGTAAAGtagaattagaagaaaatgctGATGACGATAAAACTGAAAACCAGATCCCTCAAAGGATGactagaaacaaagcaaatacagTGGCAAATCAGAGCAAACAGATTCTTGCTAGCTGTACACTATtctcagaaaaagacaatgaatCTTCATCTCCTAGAGGAAGAATAAGGTTGACTGAAGAAGATGACCCTCAGATTCACCACCCACGGAAAAGGAAAGTGTCACGTGTACCACAGCCTGTGCAAGTGAGTCCCTCTTTACTGCaagcaaaagagaaaactcaGCAGTCTCTGGCAGCCATTGTAGACTCCCTGAAACTAGATGAGATTCAGCCATACAGTTCAGAGAGAGCGAATCCGTATTTTGAATACTTGCACATAcggaaaaaaattgaagaaaagcgCAAACTGTTGTGTAGTGTTATTCCTCAAGCACCTCAGTATTATGATGAGTATGTGACATTTAATGGATCCTATCTCCTGGATGGAAACCCCTTAAGCAAGATTTGCATTCCCACA attacaCCACCACCTTCACTGTCAGATCCACTTAAAGAGCTTTTTCGGCAACAGGAAGTTGTAAGAATGAAACTACGTTTGCAACACAGTATTGAAAGG GAAAAGCTCATTGTATCCAATGAACAGGAAGTTCTACGAGTTCATTACAGAGCTGCAAGAACATTGGCAAATCAAACACTGCCATTTAGCGCGTGCACTGTGTTACTGGACGCAGAAGTGTACAGTGTGCCTCTGGATGCTCAG